The following proteins come from a genomic window of Emys orbicularis isolate rEmyOrb1 chromosome 25, rEmyOrb1.hap1, whole genome shotgun sequence:
- the MPP2 gene encoding MAGUK p55 subfamily member 2 isoform X2: protein MQQVLDNLSDLPNSTGAADLDLIFLRGIMESPIAHECLEETKLEAVRDNNVELVQEILQDIAHVAGSNSAAAELAGILQEPHFQSLLETHDSVASKSYETPPPSPHLDPMFNNQPVPPDAVRMVGIRKTAAEHLGVTFRVERGELVVARILHGGMIDQQGLLHVGDVIKEVNGKEVGNDPKVLQEMLKNATGSVVLKILPSYQEPPLPRQVFVKSHFDYDPASDNLIPCKEAGLKFTAGDLLQIVNQDDPNWWQACHVEGGSAGLIPSQLLEEKRKAFVKRDLEVPPTSGALCGSISGKKKKRMMYLTTKNAEFDRHELLIYEEVARMPPFRRKTLVLIGAQGVGRRSLKNKLIMSDQARYGTTIPYTSRKPKDQERNGQVYCFVSRGEMEADIKAGRYLEHGEYEGNLYGTKIDSIHEVVESGKMCILDVNPQAVKVLRTAEFVPYVVFIEAPDYETLRAMNKAALESGVATKQLTEADLKRTVDESCRIQRGYGHYFDLSLVNDNLEWTFQQLQEALERLRAEPQWVPVSWVY from the exons ATGCAGCAGGTGCTGGACAACCTGAGCGACCTGCCCAACTCCACCGGGGCGGCTGACCTGGATCTCATCTTCCTCCGCGGCATCATGGAGAGTCCAATA GCTCACGAGTGCCTGGAGGAGACCAAGCTGGAGGCCGTGAGGGACAATAACGTAGAGCTGGTGCAGGAGATCCTGCAGGACATCGCCCACGTCGCCGGGAGCAACAGCGCGGCCGCCGAGCTGGCAGGCATCCTGCAGGAGCCCCACTTCCAG TCTCTCCTGGAAACCCACGACTCGGTGGCCTCCAAGAGCTACGAAacgcccccacccagcccccacctggACCCCATGTTCAACAACCAGCCGGTGCCGCCGGATGCCGTGCGCATGGTGGGGATCCGCAAGACGGCCGCAGAGCACCtg GGCGTGACCTTCCGGGTGGAGCGGGGCGAGCTGGTGGTCGCCCGCATCCTGCACGGCGGCATGATCGACCAGCAGGGCCTGCTGCACGTGGGCGACGTCATCAAGGAGGTGAACGGCAAGGAGGTGGGCAACGACCCCAAGGTGCTGCAGGAGATGCTGAAGAACGCCACCGGCAGCGTGGTCCTCAAGATTCTGCCCAGTTACCAGGAGCCTCCCCTGCCCCGGCAG GTGTTTGTGAAGTCCCACTTTGACTACGACCCGGCCAGCGATAACCTCATCCCCTGCAAGGAGGCAGGGTTAAAATTCACGGCCGGGGACCTGCTGCAGATCGTCAACCAGGACGACCCCAACTGGTGGCAG GCCTGCCACGTGGAGGGCGGCAGCGCCGGCCTCATCCCGAGCCAGCTGCTGGAGGAGAAGCGGAAGGCGTTTGTGAAGCGCGACCTCGAAGTCCCCCCCACATCCG GTGCCCTGTGCGGCAGCATCAgcgggaagaagaagaagaggatgaTGTACCTGACCACGAAAAATGCAG AGTTTGACCGGCACGAGCTGCTAATCTACGAGGAGGTGGCCCGCATGCCCCCGTTCCGCAGGAAAACCCTGGTGCTGATCGGGGCCCAGGGCGTCGGGCGGCGCAGCCTCAAGAACAAACTCATCATGTCGGACCAGGCGCGCTACGGGACCACCATCCCGT ACACTTCGCGGAAGCCCAAGGACCAGGAGAGGAACGGCCAGGTCTACTGCTTTGTGTCGCGGGGGGAGATGGAAGCGGACATCAAGGCTGGCCGCTACCTGGAGCACGGGGAGTATGAGGGGAACCTCTACGGCACCAAGATCGACTCCATCCATGAGGTGGTGGAGTCCGGCAAGATGTGCATCCTGGATGTGAACCCGCAG GCGGTGAAGGTGCTGAGAACAGCCGAATTCGTCCCCTACGTGGTCTTCATCGAAGCCCCGGACTATGAGACGCTCCGAGCCATGAACAAGGCGGCACTGGAGAGCGGCGTGGCCACGAAGCAGCTCACG GAGGCGGATCTGAAGCGGACGGTGGATGAGAGCTGCCGCATCCAGCGTGGCTACGGGCACTACTTCGACCTCAGCCTGGTCAACGACAACCTGGAGTGGACATTCCAGCAGCTGCAGGAGGCCCTGGAGAGGCTGCGGGCAGAGCCCCAGTGGGTCCCCGTCAGCTGGGTTTACTAG
- the MPP2 gene encoding MAGUK p55 subfamily member 2 isoform X1 → MSSSPASGVSLEGISLDSSEESELRREAMQQVLDNLSDLPNSTGAADLDLIFLRGIMESPIVRSLAKAHECLEETKLEAVRDNNVELVQEILQDIAHVAGSNSAAAELAGILQEPHFQSLLETHDSVASKSYETPPPSPHLDPMFNNQPVPPDAVRMVGIRKTAAEHLGVTFRVERGELVVARILHGGMIDQQGLLHVGDVIKEVNGKEVGNDPKVLQEMLKNATGSVVLKILPSYQEPPLPRQVFVKSHFDYDPASDNLIPCKEAGLKFTAGDLLQIVNQDDPNWWQACHVEGGSAGLIPSQLLEEKRKAFVKRDLEVPPTSGALCGSISGKKKKRMMYLTTKNAEFDRHELLIYEEVARMPPFRRKTLVLIGAQGVGRRSLKNKLIMSDQARYGTTIPYTSRKPKDQERNGQVYCFVSRGEMEADIKAGRYLEHGEYEGNLYGTKIDSIHEVVESGKMCILDVNPQAVKVLRTAEFVPYVVFIEAPDYETLRAMNKAALESGVATKQLTEADLKRTVDESCRIQRGYGHYFDLSLVNDNLEWTFQQLQEALERLRAEPQWVPVSWVY, encoded by the exons cCATGCAGCAGGTGCTGGACAACCTGAGCGACCTGCCCAACTCCACCGGGGCGGCTGACCTGGATCTCATCTTCCTCCGCGGCATCATGGAGAGTCCAATAGTAAGATCCTTGGCTAAG GCTCACGAGTGCCTGGAGGAGACCAAGCTGGAGGCCGTGAGGGACAATAACGTAGAGCTGGTGCAGGAGATCCTGCAGGACATCGCCCACGTCGCCGGGAGCAACAGCGCGGCCGCCGAGCTGGCAGGCATCCTGCAGGAGCCCCACTTCCAG TCTCTCCTGGAAACCCACGACTCGGTGGCCTCCAAGAGCTACGAAacgcccccacccagcccccacctggACCCCATGTTCAACAACCAGCCGGTGCCGCCGGATGCCGTGCGCATGGTGGGGATCCGCAAGACGGCCGCAGAGCACCtg GGCGTGACCTTCCGGGTGGAGCGGGGCGAGCTGGTGGTCGCCCGCATCCTGCACGGCGGCATGATCGACCAGCAGGGCCTGCTGCACGTGGGCGACGTCATCAAGGAGGTGAACGGCAAGGAGGTGGGCAACGACCCCAAGGTGCTGCAGGAGATGCTGAAGAACGCCACCGGCAGCGTGGTCCTCAAGATTCTGCCCAGTTACCAGGAGCCTCCCCTGCCCCGGCAG GTGTTTGTGAAGTCCCACTTTGACTACGACCCGGCCAGCGATAACCTCATCCCCTGCAAGGAGGCAGGGTTAAAATTCACGGCCGGGGACCTGCTGCAGATCGTCAACCAGGACGACCCCAACTGGTGGCAG GCCTGCCACGTGGAGGGCGGCAGCGCCGGCCTCATCCCGAGCCAGCTGCTGGAGGAGAAGCGGAAGGCGTTTGTGAAGCGCGACCTCGAAGTCCCCCCCACATCCG GTGCCCTGTGCGGCAGCATCAgcgggaagaagaagaagaggatgaTGTACCTGACCACGAAAAATGCAG AGTTTGACCGGCACGAGCTGCTAATCTACGAGGAGGTGGCCCGCATGCCCCCGTTCCGCAGGAAAACCCTGGTGCTGATCGGGGCCCAGGGCGTCGGGCGGCGCAGCCTCAAGAACAAACTCATCATGTCGGACCAGGCGCGCTACGGGACCACCATCCCGT ACACTTCGCGGAAGCCCAAGGACCAGGAGAGGAACGGCCAGGTCTACTGCTTTGTGTCGCGGGGGGAGATGGAAGCGGACATCAAGGCTGGCCGCTACCTGGAGCACGGGGAGTATGAGGGGAACCTCTACGGCACCAAGATCGACTCCATCCATGAGGTGGTGGAGTCCGGCAAGATGTGCATCCTGGATGTGAACCCGCAG GCGGTGAAGGTGCTGAGAACAGCCGAATTCGTCCCCTACGTGGTCTTCATCGAAGCCCCGGACTATGAGACGCTCCGAGCCATGAACAAGGCGGCACTGGAGAGCGGCGTGGCCACGAAGCAGCTCACG GAGGCGGATCTGAAGCGGACGGTGGATGAGAGCTGCCGCATCCAGCGTGGCTACGGGCACTACTTCGACCTCAGCCTGGTCAACGACAACCTGGAGTGGACATTCCAGCAGCTGCAGGAGGCCCTGGAGAGGCTGCGGGCAGAGCCCCAGTGGGTCCCCGTCAGCTGGGTTTACTAG